Proteins encoded in a region of the Coffea eugenioides isolate CCC68of chromosome 4, Ceug_1.0, whole genome shotgun sequence genome:
- the LOC113768225 gene encoding uncharacterized protein LOC113768225, with translation MDWFSWLSKTSLDPSTAYDYALTFAQNELEEDDIAHFNHEFLQSMGISVAKHRLEILKFARKDKTRSLRPLLRLLIAVKQAKNYVAKHIRVRVGQDSSAHTMIPVPQMNKSSRWKAAMLRANRKLIQTSKRGRPTLLASGTNSNTPPVVAGQEILMLTNGSPLESDSSSNSSSDTDVQDFHFHNEKLNCSDGEFWSNGIEELKWETMFQNLKPT, from the coding sequence ATGGATTGGTTTTCTTGGCTCTCAAAAACTAGCCTGGACCCTTCCACTGCTTATGACTATGCCCTTACTTTTGCTCAAAACGAGCTGGAAGAAGATGACATAGCTCATTTCAATCATGAATTTCTTCAAAGCATGGGCATTTCTGTGGCGAAACACAGGCTCGAGATTCTCAAATTTGCAAGAAAAGACAAAACTAGAAGCCTACGTCCCCTGTTACGGCTTCTGATTGCAGTCAAGCAAGCAAAGAACTATGTTGCTAAGCATATTCGCGTCCGTGTCGGTCAGGATAGCTCAGCTCATACTATGATCCCAGTTCCACAGATGAATAAAAGTTCAAGATGGAAGGCAGCTATGCTGAGGGCGAATAGGAAATTGATTCAGACAAGTAAGCGAGGTAGGCCTACGCTTCTTGCCAGTGGTACTAATAGTAATACTCCTCCAGTTGTGGCAGGTCAAGAAATATTGATGCTCACAAATGGAAGCCCTCTGGAGTCTGATTCAAGTAGTAACAGTTCATCTGACACTGACGTTCAAGATTTCCATTTTCACAATGAAAAGTTGAACTGCAGTGATGGTGAGTTTTGGTCGAATGGTATTGAAGAGCTCAAGTGGGAAACAATGTTCCAAAATCTGAAGCCCACATGA